TTATATAGCTCGATGCCTATCCCCAGCATAGCTCCCAAACCTAGCAGAATCATAATATTCGGGTCTGCAAGAACATTCACAACTTTCTGCTTGAAAGTCATTACAAATGTTTCAGTAGGCGAATTCTTCAAACCTTTAAGCGTAACTTCTACACCCTTTACAGTTACAGACTTGCCCTCCAGCATCTCAAGTAGCTTCTCCGTATCCGAAGCAATATAGTCTATTACCTTAAGCTCCAATGCCTCTCGGTCTGTTATCGCGATACTTTCCATTACAGCTTTCTTAGCCCATTCGACATTGCGCCCGCGCTGCTCTGATATGGCAGTGATGAGAGAAACCGCAAAGTTCTCCACTTTTGCCCGCAGATCGCCCTTAACATCCTGGCCCTCGCCAGTAACCGGGTGTGCCGCCCCTATGGTAGTTCCTGGAGCCATTGCTGCCACGTGCCCAGCAAGCGTAATAAAAACACCAGCCGATATGGCCCCACTACCACTCGGTGCTACGTAAACTGCGACGGGAACAGGAGACTGCAATATCTGCTCCACCATGGTTTGCATAGAAGTCAGTATTCCTCCAGGTGTATTTAAGCGAACGAGCAATAGTTTTGCCCGTTTACTCTCAGCTCTTGCAATGCTCGTTTTTAAAAAATCATTTGTAGCCGGCGTAATTGGACCAAACATATCGATCATCACTACGGGGCCTAGCAACGAACTTCCTGCCTCAGTATCAGCACTCGCCGGCATTCCTAGCAACACAGCTAGAAAAAGCATAATGATTGGTAAACGCTTCATCAAAACTACTCCTTTGCCACTTATCCCAAAAAACTCTATACCGTAACAGACAGGCCCAAAAACCTCATCACTTCCTGCAAGTCCTCCCAAAACGGCCGTTTGGCCGATGGCTGACGCAAAATATATGCTGGGTGATACGTGGGCATTAACGGCACGCCCCTCCAATTAAGCCACTTGCCACGAATTGAACTAATGCCTCCAGCGATACCCCCTAAGGCAAGTTGAGCTGGAGCACCTAACGTCACTATCACTCTTGGACTAATCAGCTCTAGTTGTTTAAACAGATAGCTTTCCACACAGGTCTTAGCCTCATCCTCAAGAGGTGCTCTATTGTTAGGTGGTCTACATTTAACCACATTTGCTATATAAACATCCTCTCGCCTTAAGCCCATGCCACTAGTTATAGCAGCCGTTAGCAACTTCCCAGCTCGCCCTACAAATGGCCTACCCATTCTATCTTCATCCGCACCCGGTCCCTCGCCAACAAACGCCACTAACGGCGCATCGGCATTGCC
The sequence above is a segment of the Deltaproteobacteria bacterium genome. Coding sequences within it:
- a CDS encoding nodulation protein NfeD, translated to MKRLPIIMLFLAVLLGMPASADTEAGSSLLGPVVMIDMFGPITPATNDFLKTSIARAESKRAKLLLVRLNTPGGILTSMQTMVEQILQSPVPVAVYVAPSGSGAISAGVFITLAGHVAAMAPGTTIGAAHPVTGEGQDVKGDLRAKVENFAVSLITAISEQRGRNVEWAKKAVMESIAITDREALELKVIDYIASDTEKLLEMLEGKSVTVKGVEVTLKGLKNSPTETFVMTFKQKVVNVLADPNIMILLGLGAMLGIGIELYNPGLILPGVVGVICLVLSLTSAQVLPINYGGVALLLLSLIFFIVEAMAPSFGIWGIAGMICLVLGSIYLVDMDLVWAVEGFTVDKTLVGSVGFGVGLILSLTAILALRAHARKVSTGSEGIVGEIGKAITDFVPQMSNRSVLMGKIQVMGEIWNAVLKEPLTTEPSEKGVRVGDSLRVKSFGQAMTLEVEKV
- a CDS encoding uracil-DNA glycosylase; translated protein: MEQTQLRDVKGDSASELLMLEEEAKRCLRCRLHEARHSVVFGEGNADAPLVAFVGEGPGADEDRMGRPFVGRAGKLLTAAITSGMGLRREDVYIANVVKCRPPNNRAPLEDEAKTCVESYLFKQLELISPRVIVTLGAPAQLALGGIAGGISSIRGKWLNWRGVPLMPTYHPAYILRQPSAKRPFWEDLQEVMRFLGLSVTV